From the Phyllopteryx taeniolatus isolate TA_2022b chromosome 16, UOR_Ptae_1.2, whole genome shotgun sequence genome, one window contains:
- the ccdc137 gene encoding coiled-coil domain-containing protein 137: MGKNKNSKNDSREVVDKTGQQPSAKKQRRDGKGPKEHKQVDHLEHIPFKLQEIIKSKERMQSGSSNAKKFKDGTFLHRKPEKSEVKDLIVPRFKRRKRESEFHFVRRMEMASKHVFFLTKNQPERKPELAEDEQEKPVDQGKSEKRKEYDKLRLQKRQQKKLDREEDRMEKEMFKDDIAFGEVTLEPPSLTSKPKKAPVKPQAAVKELLLNSLLGHTPTSAAKPSMARRRIVEEERQRAVLAYRHLKKQRQQRQEEARTVKGKARK; the protein is encoded by the exons ATGGGGAAGAACAAGAATAGTAAAAACGACTCGAGAGAGGTGGTTGACAAGACCGGACAGCAACCGAG TGCGAAGAAGCAGAGACGAGATGGGAAAGGCCCAAAAGAACACAAACAAGTTGACCACCTTGAGCACATCCCCTTCAAGCTGCAGGAGATCATAAAGAGCAAGGAGAGAATGCAAAGTGGCTCTTCGAATGCAAAGAAATTCAAAGACG gcaCCTTCCTTCATAGAAAGCCAGAGAAGTCTGAAGTCAAGGACTTGATCGTCCCGCGTTTCAAGCGAAGAAAGCGGGAGAGTGAGTTTCATTTTGTGCGGCGAATGGAGATGGCGTCGAAGCACGTCTTCTTCCTCACCAAAAACCAACCTGAGAGGAAACCTGAGCTGGCCGAAGACGAACAAGAGAAGCCTGTAGACCAGGGCAAGTCGGAAAAAAGGAAAGA GTACGACAAACTGAGATTGCAGAAGCGACAGCAGAAAAAGTTGGACCGAGAGGAAGACCGGATGGAAAAGGAGATGTTCAAAG ATGACATTGCTTTTGGCGAGGTTACATTGGAACCaccttcactgaccagcaaacCCAAGAAAGCGCCCGTCAAACCTCAG GCCGCCGTGAAGGAGCTCCTCCTCAACTCGCTCCTCGGCCACACGCCGACGTCCGCGGCCAAGCCCTCCATGGCCAGGCGGAGGATCGTGGAGGAGGAGCGACAGCGGGCCGTGCTGGCCTACCGCCATCTGAAGAAACAGAGACAGCAGCGGCAGGAGGAGGCCAGGACTGTAAAAGGAAAGGCCCGCAAGTAA
- the LOC133466298 gene encoding G-protein coupled receptor family C group 5 member C-like produces the protein MAFTGPPKGCGSSIGSIYYNLCDLTAAWGVAVEAVAAAGAVTSFVLFVILMACLPLVTDEKRKATVALQAGVLVFTLGLFGLAFAFVVGRYSASCAARRFLFGVLFAGCLACLLMHGLWLVLLQRRGRGPRSWTLCLGALALWLVEVIVNTEWLLITGVRNPPAARDASEPSCGFDNRDFVMALIYVMVLLLGAVLTAVPSLTHKGRRWRRDGAFVLVTGLLTAAIWAAWIAMYVGGNRAVGDDGWDDPTLAVAVVSNAWVFLLLYAVPEICLLTQRDADLDPPHDGDHIYPPRSLAYDNVRKEPEPAHQTVYLENKAFTMEEPPTEPSKPVSPYAAYNGQLRSCVYQPTELALIAKGLTKMDQDAMMRRASTSSLNTVGSGGGSLHRLVGSLAS, from the exons ATGGCGTTTACAGGACCGCCCAAAGGATGCGGGTCCAGCATTGGCTCCATATACTACAACCTGTGCGACCTGACGGCGGCGTGGGGGGTGGCGGTGGAGGCCGTGGCCGCCGCAGGCGCGGTGACCTCCTTCGTCCTCTTCGTCATCCTCATGGCCTGCCTGCCCTTGGTGACGGACGAGAAGAGGAAAGCCACTGTGGCCCTGCAGGCCGGGGTTCTGGTTTTCACCCTGGGACTCTTCGGTCTGGCCTTCGCCTTCGTCGTGGGCCGCTACTCGGCCAGCTGCGCGGCGCGGAGGTTCCTCTTCGGCGTCCTGTTCGCAGGATGCCTGGCCTGCCTGCTTATGCACGGGCTGTGGCTCGTCCTGCTGCAGAGGCGGGGCCGCGGGCCCAGGAGCTGGACGCTGTGCCTGGGAGCGCTGGCGCTCTGGTTGGTGGAGGTCATCGTCAACACCGAGTGGCTCCTCATCACGGGGGTCCGCAATCCGCCGGCCGCTCGGGACGCTTCCGAGCCGTCCTGCGGCTTTGACAACCGGGACTTCGTCATGGCGCTGATCTACGTGATGGTCCTGCTGCTCGGCGCCGTGCTGACGGCCGTGCCCTCGCTGACGCACAAGGGCCGACGGTGGCGCAGGGACGGAGCGTTCGTCCTGGTCACGGGCCTCCTCACCGCGGCCATCTGGGCGGCTTGGATCGCCATGTACGTCGGCGGGAACCGAGCGGTGGGAGACGACGGCTGGGACGATCCCACCCTGGCCGTGGCCGTGGTGTCCAACGCTTGGGTGTTCCTTCTCCTGTACGCGGTGCCGGAGATCTGCTTACTGACGCAGCGGGACGCGGACTTGGATCCTCCCCACGACGGCGACCACATCTACCCGCCCAGGAGCTTGGCGTACGACAACGTTCGCAAGGAGCCGGAGCCTGCCCACCAGACGGTGTACCTGGAAAATAAAGCCTTCACAATGGAGGAGCCTCCAACAG AGCCTTCAAAGCCGGTGTCGCCGTACGCCGCTTACAACGGTCAACTGCGAAGTTGCGTCTACCAGCCCACCGAACTCGCCCTGATCGCCAAGGGTCTGACCAAG ATGGACCAGGACGCGATGATGCGGCGCGCCTCGACCTCGTCTTTGAACACGGTGGGAAGCGGCGGCGGCTCACTGCATCGCTTGGTGGGCTCCTTGGCCTCTTAG
- the btbd17b gene encoding BTB/POZ domain-containing protein 17 codes for MPRSIRTGGIQNQSRRYGNAPARFHRSMASAGVCEMRQRKAGVLHKACGIREPGGTHTQTRTRAHTHEGATHLCQHHRSEKTSSAGEMMPSCDRGVLLGVSWTTLVLLSHLISVRGAPLKLDAPPDSGAAVLNHSMSLVRRMEGLLAAGDGSDVTLRVHTVGTDEAKVIQAHGLVLGMQSDVFRELLLDRNGSAVALREAPDCAAVFDKFIRYLYCGDVSVRLDQAISLHKLASKYHVWSLQQGLSRYMTQHLSSDSPTGHAVGWYNYALETGDVALRDSCLQYLSWNLSSVLRSQEWVSVSEELLLSLLQRSDLILQTELELYEALEAWIDQNRPGGKTTETALRSVRYGMIPPQYLFRLQKQSPLMQKNYESVRDLLYLAFQFHSASPVTLAKYFDVNCSIFTPRNYLSPSWGSPWIINNPTRDDRSFSFQTQLGPSGHDAGKRVTWNSLFSPRWLPLSARSTYAEMGAMQPTRTDGGRPRIIVTPATSSPDFAGVSFQKTVIVMARQQGNVVVRHVYNFHQSTEEVGDFLAGADLQRRVSDYLIDSSLYLHIVIKPLYHTLLVAKK; via the exons ATGCCGCGTAGCATCCGAACGGGAGGAATTCAAAATCAAAGCCGTCGCTATGGCAACGCCCCTGCCAGATTCCACCGATCGATGGCGTCGGCCGGGGTTTGCGAGATGCGCCAGCGAAAGGCCGGCGTCCTACATAAAGCGTGCGGGATCCGGGAGCCGGGcggcacacacacgcaaacacgcacacgcgcacacacacacgaggggGCAACGCACCTCTGCCAACATCACCGCAGTGAGAAGACGAGCTCAGCCGGAGAGATGATGCCCTCCTGCGATCGAGGCGTGCTTCTCGGGGTCTCTTGGACCACCCTGGTCCTCTTGAGCCACTTGATCTCAGTTCGAGGAG CTCCCCTGAAGCTGGACGCGCCCCCGGACTCGGGGGCCGCCGTCCTGAATCACTCCATGAGCCTGGTGCGGCGAATGGAGGGCCTGCTGGCGGCGGGCGACGGCAGCGACGTCACCCTCCGCGTGCACACGGTCGGCACGGACGAGGCGAAGGTGATCCAGGCTCACGGCCTGGTGCTCGGCATGCAGAGCGACGTCTTCCGCGAGCTGCTGCTGGACCGCAACGGCAGCGCCGTGGCGCTGAGGGAGGCGCCCGACTGCGCCGCCGTCTTCGACAAGTTCATCAG GTACTTGTACTGCGGTGACGTGTCTGTGCGTCTGGACCAGGCGATTTCTCTGCACAAGCTGGCGAGCAAGTACCACGTGTGGAGCTTGCAGCAGGGCCTGAGCCGGTACATGACCCAGCATCTGTCTAGCGACTCCCCGACGGGCCACGCGGTGGGCTGGTACAACTACGCGCTGGAAACGGGGGACGTGGCCCTGCGGGACAGCTGCCTGCAGTACCTCTCGTGGAACCTGTCGTCGGTGCTGCGGAGTCAGGAATGGGTCTCCGTCAGCGAGGAGCTGCTCCTGTCCTTGCTCCAGCGTTCGGATCTCATCCTGCAGACCGAGCTGGAGCTCTACGAAGCCCTGGAGGCGTGGATCGACCAGAACCGGCCCGGGGGCAAGACGACGGAGACGGCCCTGAGGTCGGTTCGTTACGGCATGATCCCGCCTCAGTATCTCTTCCGCCTCCAGAAGCAGTCCCCTCTCATGCAGAAGAATTACGAGTCCGTCCGGGATCTCCTCTACCTGGCCTTCCAGTTCCACTCGGCATCACCCGTCACCTTGGCCAAATACTTTGACGTCAACTGCAGCATCTTCACGCCCCGCAACTACCTGTCCCCCTCCTGGGGCTCCCCGTGGATCATCAACAACCCGACGCGCGACGACCGCAGCTTCAGCTTCCAGACCCAGCTGGGCCCCAGCGGCCACGACGCCGGCAAGCGGGTGACCTGGAACTCGCTCTTCTCCCCTCGCTGGCTGCCCCTGAGCGCCAGGTCCACCTACGCCGAGATGGGCGCCATGCAGCCCACCCGCACCGACGGAGGCCGGCCCCGGATCATCGTCACGCCGGCCACGTCCAGCCCGGACTTTGCCGGGGTCAGCTTCCAGAAGACGGTGATCGTGATGGCGAGGCAGCAGGGCAACGTGGTGGTCCGCCACGTCTACAACTTCCACCAAAGCACGGAGGAGGTGGGAGACTTCCTGGCGGGCGCCGACCTGCAGCGCCGGGTGTCCGACTACCTGATTGACAGCTCCCTCTATCTGCATATTGTGATAAAACCGCTGTACCATACACTGCTTGTTGCAAAGAAATAG
- the LOC133465694 gene encoding dual specificity mitogen-activated protein kinase kinase 6-like: protein MRPAIGWRPVQGVKSQLGRTRPVRGYARRKMDGLCAHHWGKIIERRKIQIKGKKKNPGLKLAKEVFAQPPPAVAAPPRDLDSKACVTIGDQNFVVKADDLEQIAELGRGAYGVVYKMRHVPSGVIMAVKRIRATVNTLEQKRLLMDLDISMRTVDCFFTVTFYGALFREGDVWICMELMDTSLDKFYKKVIEKGKTIPEDILGKITVAIVKALEHLHSNLSVIHRDVKPSNVLINTKGQVKMCDFGISGHLVDSVAKTMDAGCKPYMAPERINPDLNQKGYSVKSDIWSLGITMIELAILKFPYDSWGTPFQQLKQVVDEPSPQLPADRFSPDFVDFISQCLRKKPNERPAYTELMKHPFFTVHDSKETDVATFVEVILDD from the exons atgcgccctgcgattggctggcgaccagttcagggtgtcaagagtcagctgggacgCACGCGACCCGTGCGAGGATATGCacgacggaaaatggatggattatgtgcCCACCACTGGGGGAAAATAATTGAACGTCggaaaattcaaataaaag ggaagaagaagaacccCGGGCTGAAACTGGCCAAAGAAGTCTTCGCGCAGCCCCCACCAGCAGTAGCAGC GCCCCCTCGAGATCTCGACTCTAAGGCGTGCGTCACAATCGGAGACCAG AACTTTGTGGTGAAGGCGGATGACTTGGAGCAGATTGCCGAGCTGGGCAGGGGAGCGTACGGCGTCGTGTACAAGATGAGACACGTGCCCAGCGGCGTGATCATGGCTGTCAAG AGGATTCGAGCCACCGTCAACACGCTGGAGCAGAAGAGGCTCCTGATGGACCTGGACATCTCCATGCGGACGGTGGACTGCTTCTTCACCGTCACCTTCTACGGCGCCCTCTTCAGAGAG GGCGACGTTTGGATCTGCATGGAGCTGATGGACACTTCGTTGGATAAGTTCTACAAGAAGGTCATTGAGAAGGGCAAGACCATACCCGAGGACATCCTGGGCAAGATCACCGTAGCT ATTGTCAAAGCGTTAGAGCACCTGCACAGCAACCTGTCAGTCATCCACAGAG ATGTGAAGCCCTCCAATGTTCTCATCAACACAAAGGGCCAAGTGAAAATGTGCGACTTCGGCATCAGCGGCCACCTGGTGGACTCGGTGGCCAAGACCATGGACGCCGGCTGCAAGCCCTACATGGCG CCCGAGCGCATTAACCCGGACCTCAACCAGAAAGGCTACAGTGTCAAGTCGGACATATGGAGTCTCGGTATCACAATG ATCGAGTTGGCCATCCTGAAGTTCCCCTACGACTCCTGGGGCACGCCCTTCCAGCAGCTCAAGCAGGTGGTGGACGAGCCGTCTCCCCAGCTGCCCGCCGACCGCTTCTCGCCAGACTTCGTAGACTTCATCTCCCAGTG TTTAAGAAAGAAGCCCAATGAGAGACCAGCTTATACAGAATTAATG AAACATCCGTTCTTCACCGTGCATGACTCCAAAGAGACGGACGTGGCCACGTTCGTCGAGGTCATCCTGGACGACTGA